TCCGGCAGCTCGACGCCGACCACGAGCAGCCCCCGCTTGAAACCAAAGTGCTCGGCACGCAGCTGGTCATCCGGGAATCTTCGCTGCGCAACGCACTTCCCTGAACCCGCGGCCGGCGCTGCTACGGGGCTTGTGGCGGGCAAGCGGGCGGGCCGGGCTAGGCCGTGCGCCACAAAATCAGGGCCGCAAGCGCTGCCGCAAACGCTTGCGGCAACAAAACCGGAAATTCGCTTTTTTTTGTCAGTATCACCCCGTAACCTTGGCCCACGGGCCCCGCTACTAGCCAGCCGGTGTCATCAAAATCACTACTAATCCGGGCCCAGTAATGAGTAGTTTTTCGCCGTTCAGCCTGGCTGGCAAGCGGGCTTTGGTTACGGGCTGTAGCCGGGGCATTGGCCAGGCAATGGCCGTGGGCCTGGCGGCGGCCGGGGCTGACATCATCGGTGTGTCGGCCTCGCTGCCCCCCAGCGGCAGCGAGGCCGAGCAGCAGGTGCGGGCCCTGGGCCGGGAGTTCCGCGCCTACCAGGCCGATTTCAGCCGGCGCGAACAAGTTGACGCGTTTATTGCCCAGGTGCAGCAGGATTTCCCGCGCATCGACATCCTGCTAAACAACGCGGGCACCATCCGCCGGGCCCCCGCCGCCGAGCACGCCGACGCGCTGTGGGACGAGGTACTGGCCATCAACCTGGATGCCCCGTTCCGGCTGGCCCGCGAAATCGGCCGGCAGATGCTGGCCCAGGGCAGCGGCAAAATCATCTTCACGGCCTCGCTTCTGTCGTTTCAGGGCGGCGTGACGGTGCCCGGCTACGCGGCCAGCAAAGGAGCCATCGGCTCGCTGGTGAAGGCCCTGGCCAATGAATGGGCCAGCCGCGGCGTCAACGTGAACGCCATCGCGCCCGGCTACGTGGAAACCGATAACACCGCGGCCCTGCGCCAGGACGCCGACCGCAGCCAGGGCATTTTGGCCCGCATCCCGGCCGGGCGCTGGGGCCGGCCGGAGGATTTCCAGGGACCGGCCGTTTTTCTGGCCTCGGCCGCCGCCGATTACGTTCATGGTACCATCCTCACCGTCGACGGCGGTTGGATGGGAAGGTGATTTTTCAAGCAAAAACATGACCCAAAGCTACGCCAGCAGCCCCCGCGAGGTCGCTGCTTTCTCCACCGCCGCCCTGCGGGAAAACTTTCTCATCGAGACGATTTTTGAGCCCGGCCAGGTGCGGCTGGTGTACTCGCACTACGACCGCCTGGTGGTGGGTGGGGCCCTGCCGGGGACCGGGCCGCTGCTACTGCCGTGCCCCGAAGCCCTGAAAGCGGCGTATTTTTTGGAGCGCCGGGAGTTGGGCATCCTCAACATCGGCGGGGCCGGCCGGGTGCTGGTCGACGGCATCGCCTACGACTTGGGAGCGCAGGACTGCCTGTACGTGGGCCGCGGGGCGCAGGCCGTCGATTTCAGGAGCCTGAACGCCAGCGAGCCGGCTAAGTTCTACCTGCTGTCGGCCCCGGCGCACGCGGCGCACCCCACCGCCCGGCGCACCCAGGCCGAAGCCACGCCGGTACGCATGGGCGCGGCGGAAACCGCCAATGCCCGCACCATCTACAAGTACATCTACGCCGAAGGCATCCAGAGCTGCCAGCTGGTGATGGGCCTCACCCAGCTGGAGCCGGGCAGCGTGTGGAACACCATGCCCGCCCACACCCACGACCGGCGCACGGAAGCTTACCTCTACTTCGGCCTGCCCGAAAACCAGCGCGTGCTGCACCTGATGGGCCAGCCGCAGGAAACGCGCCCGCTGTGGGTGAGCAACGAGCAGGCCATTATCTCGCCGCCGTGGTCCATCCACTCGGGCTGCGGTACCAGCGCCTACGCTTTCATTTGGGGCATGGCCGGCGAAAACCGCGAATACACCGACATGGACCCCGTGCCCCTCCACGGACTGTTTTGACTTTCAACTACTCGCAACTGAAGTTTGCCCCTTGAGCACTATGCTGCGTCAGCGAAAAATCGGGTTGCCGCTCGCACCGCCTGGGTGCCAGCAACTCGCGCGGACGACCAATCAGATGACTAATAATAGGTATTGCATGAACACGAAAACAATGACGGCGCGGTGCCGGACCAGCGGTTGGCTGGCGCTGGCGGGACTTCTATGCGTTGGGGTTCCGGCCGCCGGCCAGCAGCTGGGCGGGGCCCCGGCCCGCGCCGCCAAAGCGCCCAAGGCCCGGCAGCCGGTGGACTACGTGGACCCCAACATCGGGGTAATCGATACCGACGGCTACAGCAACTGCGTCATCGGGCCGCAGCTGCCGTTCGGCTCCATCAACCCGAGTCCGCAAACCGCCAAGGGCAGCCACGACGGGTACGCGCCTGACCAGCCCATCCGTGGCTTCGGCCAGCTGCACGTGAGCGGCACCGGCTGGGGTAAGTACGGGCAGGTGTTTCTCTCGCCGCAGATTGGCCTGGCTACCGGCGAGGAGGCGCACGATTCGCCCAAGGAAAACGAGCACGCCACGCCCTACGAATACGCGGTGAAGTTGAGCCGCTACGGCATCGGCGTGGCCGTGACGCCGGCCGCGCACAGTGCCATCTACCGGTTCGAGTTTCCAAAATCCGACGACGCGCACCTGCTGCTCGACATCACGCACTGCCTCGTGCGCGACATCGTGCCCTTTGTGGGCGGCAAGGTATTGGCCGGGCGCGTGGCGTTCACAACTCCCGCCCACGACGAAATCCGGGGCTACGGCACCTACCGGGGTGGGTTTGGCGGCGGAGACTACAATGTGTACTTCTGTGCCCGGCTCAGCCAGGCGCCCACCGCCGTCGGCACCTGGCTCAATGGTACGGTTAGCCCCGACCAGGCCGCC
This genomic stretch from Hymenobacter sp. PAMC 26628 harbors:
- the kduI gene encoding 5-dehydro-4-deoxy-D-glucuronate isomerase, producing MTQSYASSPREVAAFSTAALRENFLIETIFEPGQVRLVYSHYDRLVVGGALPGTGPLLLPCPEALKAAYFLERRELGILNIGGAGRVLVDGIAYDLGAQDCLYVGRGAQAVDFRSLNASEPAKFYLLSAPAHAAHPTARRTQAEATPVRMGAAETANARTIYKYIYAEGIQSCQLVMGLTQLEPGSVWNTMPAHTHDRRTEAYLYFGLPENQRVLHLMGQPQETRPLWVSNEQAIISPPWSIHSGCGTSAYAFIWGMAGENREYTDMDPVPLHGLF
- the kduD gene encoding 2-dehydro-3-deoxy-D-gluconate 5-dehydrogenase KduD, which gives rise to MSSFSPFSLAGKRALVTGCSRGIGQAMAVGLAAAGADIIGVSASLPPSGSEAEQQVRALGREFRAYQADFSRREQVDAFIAQVQQDFPRIDILLNNAGTIRRAPAAEHADALWDEVLAINLDAPFRLAREIGRQMLAQGSGKIIFTASLLSFQGGVTVPGYAASKGAIGSLVKALANEWASRGVNVNAIAPGYVETDNTAALRQDADRSQGILARIPAGRWGRPEDFQGPAVFLASAAADYVHGTILTVDGGWMGR